CAAAATGCAGCAAGAATGTTGCTGCCAGCAAACATTCTGTTGTCAGGTACCCCTTGAGGACCGCAAGGGATACCCCTTACGATCAACACGGACCTTCAACACACCATTATATTAAGACACCCCTTGCGAACCGCAATGGGTTCTTGATACGGTCCACAAGGACCCCTGATGCAACAAGTTAACAAGTTTTGCTTTTTGGTCAACTTTTGCCTCTCAACTTCGGTTTAATCCCTTTTCAATGATTCTAACCCTACCTTTTCAATATTTTGAGTGATATGAAGGGTTGCTTGACACGTGTCACTTTAGGATTTGATCAAAAATTATTTGGGTGTTACATCCTTACCCCCTTAAAAAAATCTCGTCCTTGAgatttatattcaaataattgaGGGTATCTAAATGTCGGATTCTAATTCCCAAGTGTACTCAGGGCCACGTTgggaatcccatttgactttcacaaTTAGGATTTTCTTTTTGCGGAGCTTTTTAACCTGTCAATCCTCGattgacaaaggtttttcaatAAAGTAAAGCTTTTCATCGATTTGTACCTCATGATGAGGCATCGCTAAAGGTTTTTCATCGATTGTATTTATACCATTAATATACTCGTCTATCGGACAGAAATAGAACTAGTTAAGTACTAAATGAactaatattattataatatagattacttttgtttgtttttattgtGTAGGTTTTAATAAATAATGAACTAACTAAAAATAATTAATCTAATGAGTAATTGAGGGTTCTAACTTGCAGGGCCtttaatatgtaattttatattATACGTGAACTAGCCGAATTACATCAATAtcgcaggtaagcgagcaacaagctgcgccgctacctctttctgaatagcaaaccctagcctaTTAAAGACAAACCCCTGCCCCCCTGTTGATGAGCAACTGCTGTGGACAACCTTTTGGACCCTAGTCAACAAACGGATAGCTTCTAGAGCTAGGGAGCCAAAGGTGTCGAAGGCGAAGGGGATAAATGCATGTTGGTTATCAGCACAGGCTTTAGCGTGTTTATCCATCTTTTTTTATTCTACTTTCCTTATAGCTTGTCCTGCTACAAACCCGCTTTCCCTTAAACCAGCTAAGGGGGAGACTCCTGCGAGAtctacacaagcatgtttccctccctcccagccaaagacgagcagatccgctggtctcaatgtagatctcccttccatggGATCTGTAAGGAAATTCACAGGGGCCTCCTTCTTGGCAGAAATCCCCGCTCTCCTCAAGATATCCCCCAAAACATCCCTCACCGAGTCATGCCGATATTTGAAACCAGGGAGCTCCTTACAATGAACAGCATGCTCCCCATATTTATCCATGCTGGCTTTATGGCAGATTGGGTAGGTTTGATCTTCTGGATACATAGGGATCATCAGCCGGTATTTGAAGATAGCCCTATACTCAACAGCCGACATGCATTGCCCCAGCCCCTCGATCGGGATAACAGTAAAAAAGTCTTGCGCATGGGGGCTTTTCAAGCACTCAATCACCGCCTTCTGGCAAGGAGACAAATCATATGCTTCTCCCAGACTCCGAGCGATTTTGTCAAATAGGGCATTCGTCAAGGTTTTTTGTGGCTTTGAGGGGGCGGTGTCCATATTAGAGAAACCGTCAAATATCAAAGTCTGGAAGAGAGACACTTAATTACTCAAAGTGAACCGAATTAGTAATAGATTACATAGGATGGAAATATAGAATCACAAGTAGATGGCTTCTTGGACCAAAGTGAACCGAATGAGATAAGTGAACTATGGGCTGCAAGTTTAGTTGGCTGATTGGCCCATCACAGACCgtagaaaaataaaagaaataaaaaaggaACCAGGTTGACAGTTTCTGAGTGGGTTCCACATTGTCCGCAGTTCCCTGTTGGGACTGCAGGCACCCAAATCCAGAGTTCGCATACCGCAATTTGAGGATAGTTCTGAACACGGGAACTGAAGCAAGCAAACCGAAGTTTAAGTAATCAATGTAGAATGGAGTTTCTTTCGGTGAGAGTCTTAAATTCTTTACTTTTATGATAGGATAGATATTCTGATCACGACTGAGTGTAGACTGTAGGGTTTGGTTTTTCTTTTGTATCCAATCTGATTTTGTATGTGTACTTCAAGTACAGTACTTGACATGAATTTGGGTTAGTTGTTTGTAGTAGTACTTACTTAATAACTTGAGTGAATTTATGTGTTTATCATGTTTATATGTTGAACAATTTATTTGAGCATGTCATTGCATGGTCTATGCCATTTGCTGTTTGATTAAAGCGTCCATTGATTATCCAATATGTAAACTTGGTAAACAAGGTTATGTTTATGTAACTGACTGGTTTAGAAATTAAGTATATACATTGTGCTATCAAACCCCATCATGTATGTGATTGATTGTTTATTCTCGCGTATTTCGTGTCTTTTCTCTAACCGCTATTACTAACCATAATGGTCTTTAGCAGTAAATGTAAAGTCATCGTAGGGTACATGCTGAACAGATGTGATGGGAAAGAGAAGACAAACATCTCATGTTTCATGCTTGTATAGTATCTGATATAAAAGAACAAAACTACTACTTCCAACTATCCATCGTCTTCTATAACGTTTTTGTTTTACTATTAATTTAAACGAAATTCTTGTAACACATATATTTCATGTTGAAATGTTACAAAATGAGTTACTGAAATTTCGGCTTTTGTAATTGTTCCAAGTTAAAATCTCTACCTCAAGTGAATCGATCCGGCTTTTGAAGACTAACCAAGGAGTAGTAAGCTCCAACCGATCCTTTCGCTAACAACGAATCATGGTTCCCTTTCTCAACCACCTTTCCTCTCTCCAAGACCGCAATCATGTCACAGCTTTGTATGCTACTCAACCGGTGCGCCACCACGACGCTAGTCCTCCCAACCATCATTCGTTCTAGGGCCTCTTGGACTAATTTCTCTGACTGACTATCTAGCGCGCTAGTTGCCTCGTCTAGTAACAAAACCTTGGGGTTTTTCAGCACGGCACGAGCTATAGCAATGCGTTGTTTTTGTCCTCCGGAGAGTTGTTCCCCTCGATCACCACACCACGTATCATACCCGTCTTTCAAAACAGTAATAAAGTCATGTGCATTGGCTGCTTTAGCAGCCTCGACAATCTCTGATTCACTAACTTCATTAGATGCACCGTATATGATGTTTTCACGTATAGAACCGGCGAATAACACTGGCTCTTGGCTCACGAGTGCAAGATAGTTCCTTAAAGTTCTTAAATGGTACGATCTTATATCTCTTCCATCGAATTTTACAGTGCCTTTCATCGGGTCATAAAAACGCTTGATCAACCCAATTATGGTAGATTTCCCGGACCCACTTTGACCAACCAATGCAGTTGATTTCCTAGCTTCAATATCGATGGAGAACCCTTTGAATATCATGATGTCAGGACGCGCAGGGTAGGCGAAATCAACATCGCATATCTGTACATGACCTGTAATGATCTCGGGTTTGTTTCCCCCCGAATCCTCAGGCTCTATCAAGGTGCGGCGGTCCAATACCGTGAACACAGACTGCAACGCATCAGACCCTTTGGCCAGATCATTTGTCATGGTTCCAGCTTCCGCAACGACTCTACCAGTGCTTGCTAAAATTAAAAACGTCTGGAAAAGCCCTTTAGCCACAAGATGACCATCACTAATCAACTTCCCACCATACCAAAAAACTAGAGCCCAAGTACAGGCCATAAGGCTTTGAGAAAACCCGAGCCCAAATCCAGCATACCAAGCTTGCCGAATACTTTCTCGCATTGGCCCCTTTTGGGTCTCTTCAAGCATTTTGAGGATTCGTGTTTGAGATGAAAATGCAGTGATTGTGCGCAAATTGGATACCGCTTCAGCTGCTAGCTTGCTGCTTTCATTTTGTGATTTCATGGCTATTTGTGACATGTTCTTTAGCAGAACTATTTTGCAATAGAAGCACACGATTATAATAGGTTGAACCGCTATCATCACCAGTGCCAATCTCCACGCGATTACCAACCCCATCGTACATGCAACCGTCACTGCTGAAAATGCTTGAATTATAAGCGAGCATCGATCACCTACCAAGGATCGCACCTGTAAAATCATTGTTGTCATACTCTCATAATAAACGAAACACAAATTACTTTACACAAACTATGATAAATGATCCATACCACATTGGCATCGGTACCAAGCCTCGAACAAATGGACCCGCTTGAATTTTCATCCATGTCAAACCACCCGATTTCAAAGGTAAGTATCTTTGTCAACATTCTTTCTCGGATCCTCTTCGTTAAGAACTCGCCCATGGCTGAAAAATTGTAATGCTGAATGATATTGAATACCATCGACAAAACTGCCAAAACGGAGAAAGTCAGTGCATACATCGTTGTTTTTTGCTTGACCTCGTTGTGATCTGCCAAGAAATATACGGATATCATCGAACCCATTATGAGAGAATAAAATGGATGAATTAACCCAACTAGAATCGCGCCCAAACTCCCAAACAGTGCTTGCTTCCATTCAGGAACACTCATTGCTAAAAGTCTCTTAAAGGGCGTTACTTCAAATTTTTGGTTGGCTTGCGAGTTAAAGCTGTCTCCTCCACCTGGGTTGACCAAGTTTGTAGATTTACACCGGCTCACCATGGGCTGCTGACCACTACTCGTGTTTTGGACATCAAATGTGGAGGAGATGGATGATGGCTCGGGTGGTTCAACGTTTTGCTTTTCTTCTTGAAGGTGAACAAGTGACGCGTAGAACCCGTTTTCCTGTTGCATGAGGTCATCATGGGAGCCTGATTCGACCACTTGGCCATTTTGGACCACAGATATCACGTCTACATTTCTAATTGTGGATAGACGGTGAGCAATGATGATGGTGGTTCGACCAACAGCTGCACGATCAAGCGCCTTCTGAACCACTCGTTCGGATTTTGAGTCAAGTGCACTTGTTGCCTCGTCCAACAGAAGGATACGTGGTGACTTGATTATCGAACGAGCTATTGCGATTCTTTGCTTTTGCCCACCCGACATTTGAACACCTCCTTCACCAACCTATTAATAATAACATCAAATGTAAGCCCAAACTAAAACACTTATATAGattcttttttttaattgttaTGATTATATTATCTTAAGACCTGGGTGTCATAGGCCTGAGGCAACCGAGAAATGAAGTTATGAGCATCTGAAGCTTTGGCAGCTTCAATGACTTCTTCCATGGTGGCATCCTCCTTACCAAAAAGTATGTTTTCTTTTATGGTGGTTGAAAATAGAGCAGGCTCTTGACTCACCAACCCCATTTGTGATCTCAACCATTTTAGTTGAAGCTTATCAATCCTCACCCCATCCACACAAATCTCTCCCCCTTGAGGATCATAAAACCTCTGTAACAACGTAATCACCGTCGATTTACCCGACCCACTCCCACCCACCAACGCCACCGTCCTCCCAGCCGGAACTTTTAAACTAAAATCAGTGAGTATAGCCGATTCCGGCCTTGACGGGTAAGCAAACTTCACATTCTTGAATTCCACTTCCCCAAACACTTCTTGTAATATCTCCCCTTTCATGTTGTATGAGTCGATTTCCGGAACTCTTGCAATCACTTCCCTTATACATTCGCTCGCAGCCATTGCGTCGTAAAAATACTTCAAGTGTGACAATCCAGAACCCAGCGATCTGTCATTAGATATATTAAAAACTTTCTTACCAAATCGGTCCATATACGAAATGCAAGAAAAAAAAGAAACTTACAATCCACCAAGGGTGATGCAAGATCCTACATTATACGCTGTTCCTCCTCTAACTCCATGATAAATCACCAATCTACCACCGTACCAACACAAAAAAGCCATAACAACATAAACAACCACACTGTTGCTGCCTATAGTCAGTCCTTTAGCCAACCCCTGCTTTAACCCCAACTTTATAGTGTTTTCTAGAGCAGCAGAGTATTCTGTTAACGTCTTGTTTTCACCCACAAATGAATAAACTGTCCTGACTGAAGAAATCGCCTGGTGTGCCACTCTATCAGCCTTAATATACTCCTCCCTTATCTTT
Above is a window of Helianthus annuus cultivar XRQ/B chromosome 14, HanXRQr2.0-SUNRISE, whole genome shotgun sequence DNA encoding:
- the LOC110907461 gene encoding ABC transporter B family member 15, with amino-acid sequence MGFVNAEGYCWSRTAQRQASRLRSAYLKAILRQEVAYFDLNVKSTVDVITSVSGDSLIIQEVISEKVPAFVMNMATFGAAYIVAFLLLWRLAIVGLPFIIILVIPGLIYGRVLMNLSRKIREEYIKADRVAHQAISSVRTVYSFVGENKTLTEYSAALENTIKLGLKQGLAKGLTIGSNSVVVYVVMAFLCWYGGRLVIYHGVRGGTAYNVGSCITLGGLSLGSGLSHLKYFYDAMAASECIREVIARVPEIDSYNMKGEILQEVFGEVEFKNVKFAYPSRPESAILTDFSLKVPAGRTVALVGGSGSGKSTVITLLQRFYDPQGGEICVDGVRIDKLQLKWLRSQMGLVSQEPALFSTTIKENILFGKEDATMEEVIEAAKASDAHNFISRLPQAYDTQVGEGGVQMSGGQKQRIAIARSIIKSPRILLLDEATSALDSKSERVVQKALDRAAVGRTTIIIAHRLSTIRNVDVISVVQNGQVVESGSHDDLMQQENGFYASLVHLQEEKQNVEPPEPSSISSTFDVQNTSSGQQPMVSRCKSTNLVNPGGGDSFNSQANQKFEVTPFKRLLAMSVPEWKQALFGSLGAILVGLIHPFYSLIMGSMISVYFLADHNEVKQKTTMYALTFSVLAVLSMVFNIIQHYNFSAMGEFLTKRIRERMLTKILTFEIGWFDMDENSSGSICSRLGTDANVVRSLVGDRCSLIIQAFSAVTVACTMGLVIAWRLALVMIAVQPIIIVCFYCKIVLLKNMSQIAMKSQNESSKLAAEAVSNLRTITAFSSQTRILKMLEETQKGPMRESIRQAWYAGFGLGFSQSLMACTWALVFWYGGKLISDGHLVAKGLFQTFLILASTGRVVAEAGTMTNDLAKGSDALQSVFTVLDRRTLIEPEDSGGNKPEIITGHVQICDVDFAYPARPDIMIFKGFSIDIEARKSTALVGQSGSGKSTIIGLIKRFYDPMKGTVKFDGRDIRSYHLRTLRNYLALVSQEPVLFAGSIRENIIYGASNEVSESEIVEAAKAANAHDFITVLKDGYDTWCGDRGEQLSGGQKQRIAIARAVLKNPKVLLLDEATSALDSQSEKLVQEALERMMVGRTSVVVAHRLSSIQSCDMIAVLERGKVVEKGNHDSLLAKGSVGAYYSLVSLQKPDRFT